Proteins encoded together in one Candidatus Acidiferrales bacterium window:
- a CDS encoding VOC family protein, producing the protein MTKVILGNHSSVLVPRKDRDSIRKFYCDVLGGKITKAEDERDFLRLGENFYIVFRYADVPDESEFLRTARSIWLEIKSNNVEEMNQKILESGLVVKLERPDPHLYFQAPGGQCLRLVGIDEDLSFYEGIGGDSNVAKTKEAFKKKGN; encoded by the coding sequence ATGACAAAGGTAATTCTTGGAAACCATTCATCGGTTTTGGTTCCTCGGAAGGATCGGGACAGCATTCGTAAATTCTATTGCGATGTCCTCGGTGGTAAAATCACAAAAGCGGAGGACGAAAGGGACTTCCTTCGTTTGGGAGAAAACTTTTATATCGTGTTTCGCTATGCGGATGTACCCGATGAGAGTGAGTTCTTACGAACTGCACGATCGATCTGGCTGGAAATTAAGTCCAACAACGTGGAAGAAATGAATCAAAAAATCCTGGAGTCCGGTCTTGTAGTGAAACTTGAACGACCAGACCCTCATCTTTATTTCCAGGCACCTGGAGGGCAGTGTCTCCGGTTAGTCGGAATCGACGAGGATCTCTCCTTTTATGAGGGGATCGGAGGAGATTCGAACGTGGCAAAGACGAAAGAGGCATTCAAGAAAAAGGGAAATTAG